One segment of Bacteroides caecimuris DNA contains the following:
- a CDS encoding UDP-glucose dehydrogenase family protein, with the protein MKIAIVGTGYVGLVSGTCFAEIGVNVTCVDTNKEKIESLQKGNIPIYENGLEEMVLRNMKAKRLKFTTSLESCLDDVEVIFSAVGTPPDEDGSADLKYVLEVARTIGRNMKQYKLVVTKSTVPVGTASKVRAVIQEELDKRGMKVDFDVASNPEFLKEGNAISDFMSPDRVVVGVESARAEKLMSKLYKPFLLNNFRVIFMDIPSAEMTKYAANSMLATRISFMNDIANLCEIVGADVNMVRSGIGSDTRIGRKFLYPGIGYGGSCFPKDVKALIKTAEQNGYSMRVLSAVEEVNEQQKSVLFEKLKKQFNGDLQGKTVALWGLAFKPETDDMREAPALVLINKLLEAGCKVRAYDPAAVQECKRRIGDTIYYACDMYDAVLDADVLMLVTEWKEFRLPSWAVIKKTMSQQIVLDGRNIYDKKEMEELGFVYHCIGK; encoded by the coding sequence ATGAAAATAGCAATCGTGGGAACAGGGTATGTGGGTCTGGTTTCAGGTACATGCTTTGCCGAAATTGGCGTGAATGTAACGTGTGTAGACACGAATAAAGAGAAAATCGAATCTTTGCAAAAGGGGAATATTCCGATTTATGAGAATGGATTGGAAGAGATGGTGCTCCGTAATATGAAAGCAAAGCGATTGAAGTTTACAACCTCATTAGAAAGTTGTCTGGACGACGTGGAAGTTATATTCAGTGCGGTTGGTACCCCTCCGGATGAAGACGGTAGCGCTGATTTGAAATACGTGTTGGAGGTGGCTCGCACCATTGGTCGCAATATGAAACAGTATAAATTGGTAGTTACCAAAAGTACCGTTCCGGTGGGTACTGCCAGTAAGGTTCGCGCGGTTATTCAGGAAGAATTGGATAAGAGAGGCATGAAAGTTGATTTTGACGTGGCTTCTAATCCGGAATTCCTGAAAGAGGGAAATGCGATTAGTGACTTTATGAGTCCGGACCGTGTGGTAGTGGGAGTAGAGTCGGCACGTGCGGAGAAATTGATGTCCAAACTATACAAGCCATTCTTATTGAATAATTTCCGTGTGATTTTCATGGATATTCCATCTGCGGAAATGACTAAATATGCAGCAAACTCGATGTTGGCAACTCGTATCAGTTTTATGAATGATATCGCGAACTTATGCGAAATCGTTGGTGCGGATGTGAACATGGTACGTAGCGGAATAGGTTCGGACACCCGTATCGGACGTAAATTCTTGTATCCGGGCATCGGATATGGTGGTTCCTGCTTTCCTAAAGACGTGAAAGCATTGATTAAGACTGCGGAACAAAACGGTTATAGTATGCGGGTACTTAGTGCTGTGGAAGAAGTAAATGAACAACAGAAAAGCGTCCTGTTTGAGAAGTTAAAGAAACAGTTTAATGGCGATTTGCAAGGTAAGACTGTTGCTTTGTGGGGACTGGCATTTAAACCGGAAACGGATGACATGCGTGAGGCTCCGGCATTAGTCCTGATCAATAAATTGCTAGAAGCTGGTTGCAAGGTGCGTGCATACGATCCGGCTGCCGTACAAGAGTGCAAACGTAGAATTGGAGATACAATCTATTATGCTTGTGACATGTACGATGCAGTGTTGGATGCTGATGTATTGATGCTAGTTACCGAATGGAAAGAATTCCGTCTGCCTTCATGGGCCGTTATCAAGAAGACGATGTCTCAACAAATAGTGTTGGACGGACGTAATATATATGATAAAAAAGAGATGGAAGAGCTCGGATTTGTTTACCATTGTATTGGTAAATAA
- the rfbC gene encoding dTDP-4-dehydrorhamnose 3,5-epimerase — translation MNYIQTEIDGVWLIEPKVFSDERGYFMEAYKKEEFDANIGPVDFIQDNESKSSFGVLRGLHYQKGEYSQAKLVRVLKGKVLDVAVDLRKSSPTFGKHVCVLLSEENKRQFFIPRGFAHGFAVLSEEAVFTYKVDNKYAPQAEASILYNDETLGIDWPLADSQMVLSAKDREGTAFKDAVYFE, via the coding sequence ATGAACTATATACAGACGGAAATAGACGGAGTATGGCTGATAGAGCCTAAAGTTTTCTCCGATGAACGGGGCTATTTTATGGAAGCCTATAAGAAAGAAGAGTTTGATGCCAATATCGGTCCTGTAGATTTTATACAGGACAACGAGTCGAAATCATCTTTTGGTGTGTTACGCGGATTGCACTATCAGAAAGGAGAATACAGTCAGGCGAAACTGGTTCGTGTTCTCAAAGGGAAGGTACTGGACGTTGCCGTTGATTTGCGTAAATCATCGCCTACGTTTGGAAAGCACGTTTGCGTATTGCTTAGTGAGGAAAACAAGAGACAATTTTTTATTCCCCGTGGTTTTGCTCATGGTTTTGCAGTTTTGAGCGAAGAAGCTGTATTTACGTATAAGGTAGATAACAAGTATGCTCCGCAGGCAGAAGCGTCTATTTTGTATAATGATGAAACATTGGGGATAGATTGGCCGTTGGCAGATTCGCAAATGGTATTATCGGCGAAAGACAGAGAGGGGACTGCCTTTAAAGACGCTGTTTATTTTGAATGA
- a CDS encoding SPOR domain-containing protein, translating into MIELAQHIETLLLENDCVIVPGFGGFVAHYSPATRIKEENIFLPPTRTIGFNPQLKLNDGVLVQSYMSAYDTSFADASRIVEKEVNEFIGLLHEEGKAHLDNIGEIHYNVYGNYEFIPYDSKITTPSLYGLDFFEMQELSVLQQKEKVWVPTHQEKEKKTFEISINRAYLRNAAAMIAAIVLFFAFSTPVENTDVQKNNYAQLLPSELFEQIEKQSVAVTPVYVKSEAMQQAKKLSASSTKASSTKKHTADKVKTSKPIAVKEVKVTKQGTSATTAATAPAVKSQKSVNHPFHIIVAGGISLKDAEAIATQLKSKGFANAKALNMDGKVRVSISSFDNRNEATKQLLELRKNETYKNAWLLAK; encoded by the coding sequence ATGATTGAATTGGCACAACATATAGAGACTTTACTACTGGAAAATGATTGCGTCATTGTTCCGGGCTTTGGCGGTTTTGTAGCGCATTACTCGCCTGCAACCCGCATTAAGGAAGAAAATATATTCTTACCTCCTACCCGCACAATCGGCTTTAATCCTCAATTAAAACTGAATGACGGCGTATTGGTGCAATCTTATATGTCAGCGTATGACACAAGTTTTGCTGACGCCAGCCGCATAGTAGAAAAGGAAGTAAACGAATTCATCGGTCTCCTTCATGAAGAAGGAAAAGCACATTTGGATAATATAGGCGAGATTCATTATAATGTTTACGGTAACTATGAGTTTATACCTTATGACTCTAAGATAACGACTCCTTCATTATACGGTCTTGATTTCTTTGAAATGCAGGAACTTTCCGTTCTGCAACAGAAAGAAAAAGTATGGGTACCGACTCATCAGGAGAAGGAAAAGAAGACTTTTGAAATTAGTATCAATCGTGCATATCTTCGCAATGCTGCAGCAATGATTGCTGCTATCGTTTTATTCTTTGCCTTTTCAACTCCGGTAGAGAATACCGATGTTCAAAAGAACAATTATGCACAATTATTACCCAGTGAGCTTTTTGAGCAAATAGAAAAGCAATCGGTTGCAGTAACTCCTGTGTATGTTAAGAGCGAGGCAATGCAACAAGCTAAGAAGCTTTCTGCTTCTTCAACAAAGGCTTCATCCACTAAAAAGCATACAGCAGATAAGGTCAAGACTTCCAAACCAATCGCAGTTAAAGAAGTGAAAGTGACCAAACAGGGAACATCAGCGACTACTGCCGCTACTGCCCCTGCGGTTAAATCTCAAAAAAGCGTTAACCATCCTTTTCATATCATTGTGGCAGGAGGAATCAGCCTGAAAGATGCAGAAGCCATAGCAACCCAATTAAAATCAAAAGGGTTTGCTAATGCAAAAGCGCTGAATATGGATGGAAAAGTACGTGTCAGCATCAGTTCATTCGACAACCGTAATGAAGCGACTAAGCAATTACTTGAGCTAAGAAAAAACGAAACTTATAAGAATGCCTGGTTACTGGCTAAATAA
- a CDS encoding FHA domain-containing protein, with the protein MKRVLCPKCENYLFFDETKYSEGQSLVFECEHCGKQFSIRLGKSKVKALRKEEKLEEEAESHKEEFGYITVIENVFGYKQILPLQEGDNVIGRRCVGTSINTPIESGDMSMDRRHCIINIKRNKQGKLVYTLRDAPSLTGTFLMNEILGDKDRVRIEDGAIVTIGATTFILHVAE; encoded by the coding sequence ATGAAACGAGTTCTTTGCCCTAAATGTGAGAATTACCTTTTTTTTGATGAAACCAAGTATAGCGAAGGCCAATCACTGGTATTTGAATGTGAGCATTGTGGCAAGCAATTCAGCATCCGGCTTGGAAAAAGCAAAGTAAAGGCTCTTAGAAAGGAAGAAAAACTGGAAGAAGAAGCTGAATCCCATAAAGAAGAATTCGGATATATCACTGTTATCGAAAATGTATTCGGTTATAAACAGATATTGCCCTTACAAGAAGGTGACAATGTCATAGGTCGTCGTTGCGTGGGAACTTCTATCAATACGCCCATTGAAAGCGGTGATATGAGTATGGACCGCCGCCATTGCATCATCAATATCAAACGTAATAAGCAAGGAAAACTTGTTTATACATTGAGGGACGCTCCGAGCCTGACAGGTACTTTCCTCATGAATGAGATCCTAGGGGATAAAGACCGTGTACGCATTGAGGATGGTGCTATTGTGACTATTGGGGCTACAACGTTTATTTTGCACGTTGCTGAATAA
- a CDS encoding DUF3791 domain-containing protein: protein MLIIYPYGGLAFLDECYEAEHLLSIEDAINNIAIICKNNGNHSIFRLDTHRNPAYLCAITNY from the coding sequence TTGCTAATAATTTATCCATATGGCGGCTTAGCTTTCTTAGACGAATGTTACGAGGCGGAACATTTGTTATCAATAGAAGATGCTATTAACAATATAGCCATTATCTGCAAAAACAATGGTAACCATTCTATTTTCCGCCTTGACACGCATCGCAACCCAGCATATCTTTGCGCCATAACCAATTACTAA
- the tnpB gene encoding IS66 family insertion sequence element accessory protein TnpB (TnpB, as the term is used for proteins encoded by IS66 family insertion elements, is considered an accessory protein, since TnpC, encoded by a neighboring gene, is a DDE family transposase.), with protein sequence MLGLSANLNYYLFNGNVDLRKGIFRLCESIREEMSLDPSDASNVYMFMSRNRKVVKILHYERGFYVLYEKRPVMGKFKKPVFDEVSKCYRIQWSDMAYLTESIVVDKMYVSPKD encoded by the coding sequence ATGCTTGGACTGAGTGCTAACCTGAACTATTATCTGTTCAACGGTAATGTGGATTTGCGGAAAGGCATTTTCCGTCTGTGTGAGAGTATAAGGGAAGAGATGTCACTTGACCCGAGCGATGCATCCAATGTATATATGTTCATGTCCCGTAACCGGAAGGTTGTGAAGATACTTCATTACGAACGCGGTTTTTATGTGCTTTACGAGAAACGTCCTGTCATGGGAAAGTTCAAGAAACCGGTATTTGATGAGGTCTCCAAATGCTACCGGATACAATGGTCAGACATGGCCTATCTTACGGAAAGCATTGTAGTTGACAAGATGTACGTTAGTCCGAAAGATTAA
- the tnpC gene encoding IS66 family transposase, whose translation MIDERAYELLCCQLGLANEEKAGLRKQVNELIARLKAIEESNKENSKALADTINDLKDSLEKQSTTVENYRKEMELMRKQLEAKDEVNRMLANEISNLRLQLEDSRKHRFGRTSEQRRLLNNRNIDRSAMEKSEYDGSDKDEEDNNKPDGNEAGGNISSDNATAQNNKPSRRKETAPRAGKTKLKVDKVVVHEVDEYYTLPEGGRFMNRNGMPDVWEYRVIEHVRAHNVEHVYKVARVKLANGTFVSTMEHPLKKLGGIFSPELLARLLCLKYDFSMPENRQIRLLAREGIHISNTTLNSYIHNGIAKLKEFMEDVFKGFVQQAEYLMVDETTELVGIETKEGKAYRRKYLWAFFAKHMKMVYYHYNNGSRSSDVAKSFLEHFMGTLSTDGYTVYRMFDGEDSKVLHIGCWTHCRRLWVDALPSDRTAMEIIDSIGDMFMNEDLFRTMKLSGEQIKGKRRKLTGPILESIHHKVVMMMQDAKIMANELMRKAVNYTINQWKSLKNILKDGSAEISNNLCEQRMKPVKLLLKNCMNIGSEDAAGNSAFIFSLIESCKLNDIDPQDYLKHLFECILHGKDCDKKALLPCFYKSEC comes from the coding sequence ATGATTGATGAAAGGGCATACGAGTTACTTTGCTGCCAGTTGGGTTTGGCGAACGAGGAAAAGGCGGGGCTTCGCAAACAGGTAAACGAACTGATTGCGAGGCTTAAGGCTATTGAAGAATCCAATAAAGAGAACTCCAAGGCTCTGGCTGATACAATCAATGACCTTAAGGATTCCCTCGAAAAGCAATCAACTACGGTTGAAAATTATAGGAAGGAAATGGAGCTTATGAGAAAGCAGCTTGAAGCAAAAGACGAGGTGAACAGGATGCTGGCAAACGAGATTTCCAATCTCAGGCTTCAGCTTGAGGACAGCAGGAAACACCGTTTCGGTCGTACTTCCGAGCAAAGAAGGCTGCTGAACAACCGTAACATTGACAGGTCTGCAATGGAGAAATCCGAGTATGACGGTTCTGACAAGGATGAGGAGGATAATAATAAGCCCGATGGTAACGAAGCCGGCGGCAATATCTCTTCCGATAACGCAACAGCACAGAACAATAAACCTTCAAGAAGAAAGGAAACCGCACCACGTGCCGGAAAAACCAAATTGAAAGTTGACAAAGTGGTAGTGCATGAAGTTGACGAGTATTACACTCTTCCCGAAGGAGGACGGTTCATGAACCGCAACGGTATGCCTGATGTGTGGGAATACAGGGTCATAGAACATGTAAGGGCTCATAACGTGGAGCATGTGTACAAGGTGGCAAGGGTAAAGCTTGCAAATGGTACTTTTGTAAGTACAATGGAACATCCGCTGAAAAAACTTGGAGGTATTTTCTCCCCTGAGCTGCTTGCCCGTCTGCTCTGTCTGAAATATGACTTCAGTATGCCTGAGAACAGACAGATAAGACTGCTTGCCAGAGAGGGCATCCACATAAGCAACACCACACTGAACAGCTATATCCATAACGGAATCGCCAAGCTAAAGGAGTTCATGGAAGATGTCTTCAAGGGGTTTGTACAGCAGGCTGAATATCTTATGGTTGATGAGACGACCGAACTTGTAGGCATCGAAACAAAGGAAGGCAAGGCTTACAGGAGAAAGTACTTATGGGCATTCTTTGCAAAGCATATGAAGATGGTCTATTATCACTATAATAACGGCAGCAGGTCATCCGATGTGGCGAAGTCGTTCCTGGAACATTTTATGGGGACCCTTTCCACTGACGGATATACGGTTTACAGAATGTTTGATGGAGAAGACTCAAAGGTGCTTCATATAGGATGCTGGACGCACTGCAGAAGGTTGTGGGTTGACGCCTTGCCTTCGGACAGGACAGCGATGGAGATAATAGACTCCATCGGCGATATGTTCATGAATGAAGATCTGTTCCGCACCATGAAGCTCAGCGGTGAGCAGATAAAGGGGAAAAGACGGAAACTTACAGGACCGATCCTTGAAAGTATCCATCATAAGGTGGTCATGATGATGCAGGATGCGAAGATTATGGCTAACGAACTGATGAGAAAGGCTGTGAACTATACGATAAACCAGTGGAAATCCCTGAAAAATATCCTCAAGGACGGTTCTGCGGAAATATCGAACAACCTCTGTGAGCAAAGGATGAAACCTGTAAAGCTGCTGCTCAAGAACTGTATGAACATAGGCAGTGAGGATGCAGCAGGAAACTCGGCATTCATCTTCTCCCTGATAGAAAGCTGCAAACTTAATGACATAGATCCTCAGGATTACCTGAAGCACTTATTTGAATGTATTCTTCATGGTAAGGACTGCGACAAGAAGGCCCTTCTGCCATGTTTTTATAAATCGGAATGTTAA
- a CDS encoding SHOCT domain-containing protein encodes MESKTSKSMGEKVFIGALLGWAGAFILMCMIFGSFPKKLSDAQYPLFLSLAPGAIIGIIVTYVVNKSSDSNVPPVKQETLEDRLIKLKSLLDQGVLTKEEFEEQKKKILEN; translated from the coding sequence ATGGAAAGTAAAACATCAAAATCAATGGGAGAAAAAGTGTTTATTGGAGCACTTCTAGGATGGGCAGGAGCTTTTATTTTAATGTGTATGATATTCGGAAGTTTCCCCAAAAAATTATCAGATGCTCAGTACCCCCTATTTTTATCTTTAGCTCCTGGAGCTATTATTGGGATAATTGTGACTTATGTTGTAAATAAGTCATCTGACTCTAATGTTCCACCAGTTAAGCAGGAAACTCTAGAAGACCGTTTGATTAAGTTAAAATCATTGCTTGATCAAGGTGTTCTTACTAAAGAAGAATTTGAAGAACAGAAAAAGAAAATATTGGAAAATTAG
- a CDS encoding HU family DNA-binding protein — translation MAIRYKKKKITLCFDKENKVEKYVAANVLVGSINYNKLCDEVNQRTGIHRAMVDVVLKGVQDTMVSFIEEGFSVKLGEFGSFRPAINAESQDKAEDVGANTIIRRKIVFTPGSAFKAMLGSANIELFGDNVTNSNGDNGGEPDEGGGSSGGDSGEAPDPAA, via the coding sequence ATGGCTATCAGATATAAAAAGAAAAAAATCACTTTATGTTTCGATAAGGAAAATAAGGTAGAAAAGTATGTTGCAGCAAACGTTCTAGTTGGGAGTATCAACTATAACAAGTTGTGTGATGAGGTAAATCAGCGAACAGGCATTCATCGAGCAATGGTGGATGTGGTACTGAAAGGAGTGCAGGATACTATGGTCTCTTTCATTGAGGAAGGATTTTCTGTAAAGTTGGGAGAGTTCGGTTCATTTCGTCCAGCTATTAATGCAGAGAGTCAGGATAAAGCAGAAGATGTAGGTGCTAATACCATTATTAGGAGGAAGATAGTCTTTACTCCGGGAAGTGCATTCAAGGCAATGCTTGGATCAGCTAACATAGAACTGTTTGGAGATAATGTAACCAATTCTAACGGGGATAACGGTGGAGAACCTGACGAAGGTGGTGGCTCTTCTGGAGGAGATTCAGGAGAAGCTCCAGATCCGGCGGCTTAG